CTGGGGCCCGCCTGTTCGAGCAGCAGGGCGCTGGCCCCGGCCCGCATCGGGAAGATCACCAGTCCGCCGAGCCCGAAGGTGAAGCCGAGCGGCGGGCTGCCCGCGAAGACGTCGTCCGCGCGGGGTCGCAGGACGTGCCGGGAGAAGGTGTCGGCGATGGCCAGCACGTCGCGGTGGAAGTGCATACAGCCCTTGGGGCGGCCGGTCGTGCCCGAGGTGAAGGCGATCAACGCCACGTCGTCGGCCGCCGTGTCCACGGCCGGGTACGGCGTGCCGGGCGCCGTCCCGTCCTCCGCGCGGGCCAGCAGGTCGTCCGGCGCCTCCCCGCCGTACGTCGTGATCCGCAGCCCGGGGACCTCCGCCTTGGTGAGGTCGTCGACGGCCCGGACGTCGCACAGTGCGTGCCGCACCCGCGCGATGTCGCAGATCGCGCGCAGTTCGTTCGGGCGCTGCTGGGCCAGCACGGTGACCGCCACCGCGCCCGCCTTCAGCACCGCCAGCCAGCAGGCGGCCAGCCACGGGGTGGTGGGGCCGCGCAGCAGCACCCGGTTGCCGGGGACGACACCCAGGTCGCCGGTGAGCAGATGGGCGAGCCGGTCGACGCGGGCCCGCAGCAGGCCGTAGCTCCAGCTCTCCCCGGAGGGCGTGCGGAAGACCGGGCGGTCGGCGGGCGGGCCGGTGAGCAGCTCGGCGGCGCAGTTCAGCCGGGCGGGGTAGCGCAGCTCCGGCAGGTCGAAGCGGAGCTCGGGCCACTGGTCGGGGGGCGGCAGGTGCTCGCGCGCGAAGGTGTCGACGTGGGCCGAGCGGTGCGGTTCCGCGCGGTGCGGGTCTGCCATGGCGGTTCGCCCCCTTTGTCGTGGTGGGCTCGCGCAAGGAGCGTATCGTGTCGGTGACGACAGTCAATGGGGCGCGATAACCTGGAGTCCGGCCCGGTGGGACAGGGGAGCAGGGGAAGGGACCGGCGATGACCGCATTCTCGCTCGAACCGGCACAACTCGCCTGGTGCGCCGAGGTGCGCGCCCTGGCCGCCGAGCGGCTGCGCCCGCTGGCCGACAAGGGCGAACCGGGGCGCGTCAACCGCGCCCTCGTCACCGAACTCGGCGCCCTCGGACTGCTGCCCCGCCTCTTCACCTCGGGCGCGCTCGACCTGTGCCTGATGCGGGAGTCCCTCGCCCACGCCTGCACGGAGGCCGAGACCGCCCTCGCCCTCCAGGGCCTGGGCGCCCACCCCGTGCACGCCCACGGCACCGAGGCCCAGCGCGCCCGCTGGCTGCCCCGCGTCGCCGACGGCAGCGCGGTGGCCGCCTTCGCCCTCAGCGAGCCCGACGCCGGCTCGGACGCGGCGGCGCTGAGGCTGAGCGCGGAACCGGATCCTCGACCTGATCCGGCTCCTCTCCCGGCTCCTCTTCCGGCTTCGGACCGCTCCCCGGCTCCGGACCACCCACCGGCCCCTGACCCCCTGGCCGCGGAACGTGACGGCCGCTCCGGCTGGCGGCTCACCGGGGAGAAGTGCTGGATCTCCAACGCCCCCGAGGCCGACTTCTACACCGTCTTCGCCCGCACCACGCCGGGCGCCGGCGCCCGCGGCGTCACCGCCTTCCTGGTGCCGGCCGACCGCCCCGGCCTGAGCGGCACCCCGCTCGACATGCTCTCCCCGCACCCCGTCGGCGCCCTCGCCTTCGACGCCGTTCCCGTCACCGCCGACGACGTCCTCGGAGAACCCGACCGGGGCTTCCGGGTCGCCATGGGCACCCTCAACCTGTTCCGCCCCAGCGTCGGCGCCTTCGCGGTCGGCATGGCGCAGGCCGCCCTGGACGCCACCCTCGCGCACACCAGCACCCGCGACGCCTTCGGCGGCAAGCTGCGCGACCTCCAGGCCGTCTCCCACCAGGTCGCCGAGATGGCCCTGCGCACCGAGGCGGCCCGTCTGATGGTGTACGCCGCGGCGACGGCGTACGACGAGGGTGCCGCGGACGTACCCCGGCGCGCCGCGATGGCGAAGCTCCTCGCCACCGAGACCGCCCAGTACGTCGTCGACCGGGCCGTCCAGCTGCACGGCGCCCGCGCCCTGCGCCGCGGCCACCTGCTCGAACACCTCTACCGCGAGGTGCGCGCCCCGCGCGTCTACGAGGGCGCGAGCGAGGTGCAGCGCGGCATCATCGCCAAGGAGCTGTACCGCACCCGGAACACGACGGAGGAGCTCGGGACATGACCGTGGAACGGGTGAACCCGTCCGAACTCTCCCCGCCGACCGGCTTCTCCCACGCCGTCGCGGCCACCGGCACCCGCGTCGTCTTCCTGGCCGGTCAGACCGCCCTCGACACCGACGGCGAGGTCGTCGGCGACACCCTCCCCGCCCAGTTCGAGAGGGCCCTCGGCAACCTCCTGACCGCCCTGCGCGCGGCCGGCGGCACCCCCGCCGACCTCGCCCGGGTCACCGTCTACGCCACCGACGTCGCCGCCTACCGGGACCACGCCGCCGACCTCGGCCGCCTCTGGCGCGAGCTGGCGGGCCGCGACTATCCGGCGATGGCGGTCGTCCAGGTCGTACGCCTGTGGGACGAGCGGGCGTTGGTGGAGCTCGACGGGTTCGCCGTACTGCCGTAGGGCTGCCCACCGCGGTGGGGCGGGTGCGGTGCGGGTGCACGCCCACCGTGCTCCCGCGGGCGCCGGCCCCGCCCCGGACGGTCGGCGCGTGGTCCGCGCGGGTCCCCTCGGGGCCGGGCAGGAGTCAGGCGGCCATCGCCAGGCGCCCGGCGGGCATCCGGCACGGTGCGACCACGCTGCCGTCGGGCAGCAGTTCGCCGGTGTCGTCGAAGACGATCGTGCCGTCGCACAGGAGGTTCCAGCCCTGCTCGGGGTGGGTGGCGACGACGTGCGCGGTGCCGGCCCGCGCGGCGGGGGAGTCGGCCGCGGAGCGGGAAGGCCGGTGAGTGCACATGGCGCACCTCCACATCGGATGACCGTCCCGTCATCGGGACCGTCGCGTGTACCGACCGTGCGCCCGGCGGCGACGCCTCGCCAACACCCGGGCGGCAAGCGTGACAACACCCGGACAACCCGGCGACGGTTCCACGACGACCGACGCGGACTCGCCACCGAAGGGGTGACGGTCACTCCAGCCGGCCCGTGCGCCGGGTACCAGTGGAACCCCCCATTCCGCCCGACCGGGAGGTTCTCCATGCCCGTACGATCCGCGGCCCTCGCCATGGCCGCCGGTGCCGCCCTGCTGCTGGCCGCCCCCACCGCCACGGCAGTCACCCACGACGCCCGCCATGTCACGGAGTCGGTGACCGTCGACCCGACCGGCCGTATCGCGGCGGACGGCAGCGTCACCCTGTCCGGGACCTACCGCTGCACCGCCGGCACCGGTCCCGTCTTCGTCAGCTCCTCCGTGAGCCAGGGCGATCCGTCCGTCCGGTACGGCATCGGCGGCACCCGCGCGGTGTGCGACGGCCTCGAGCACCGCTGGGTCAACACGGGCACGCCCTCCCAGAACGCGCTGGAGCCCGGCGCGGCCCACGTCGAGGCGACCCTGATGGAGCTGCGGACCACGGGGATCCTTCCGCTGCCGAGCTTCCACGCCCGGCAGGGCCAGGACGTGACGCTGACCGCGGGCTGAGCCTCGGCGCCACCGGGCCCCGCACCGCTCCGGCGCGGGGCCCGCACCTCGCGTACGACGACGTCCGGGGCGGCGGGGGCGGCGTTCGGCCGACGGTCAGGGCCGCTTCCCGGGCCCGGCGCCGGGCCTCGGCGTACGCGAGGGACGCATCCGCTGATGCGGCAGGGACACCGCCTCCGGGGCCGCCCCCGGATCCGCCGCGTCCGCCGACCCGTCCTCGGACGCCGGTGAGGGCTCGGGGCGCTGGCGGTGACGCGGCAGCGCCCGCCGGGGCGGACGGGTGAGCGTGATCTGGCGGACGATCTGCTGGAAGCAGACCAGTGCCGCCAGCCCCGGGAGGGCGGCGGCCCCGCCGTCGCTGAGCGTTCGGGGCGCCTGCGCGACGCACAGCAGCATCGCGATCGCGGAGAACAGCAGGACCACGGCCCAGGAGTGGACCGCGCGGCGCTGGTGCAGCGCGGACCGCAGCACGGCCAACGACGCCACCAGCCAGGGCCCGTAGACCAGCAGGGGCCACCACGACACGACACCGGCACGGGTGCGGGTCACGGCCGCCAGGCGCAGCGGCTCGTAGGCCACCATGCCGCCGAACAGACTCACGGAGGCCGCGATGACCGCGGCGAGCGCCGCCACGAAAAGACTCGCGGCACGCAGTCGGCTCACTTTCCTGCGAATACGGCGGTGACTTGTCGGAAATTCGCGCAGCGGCGGAAGTTCCGCTGTGATTTCCTGCAAATTACTCAACGGCGTACCCGGCGCGGGAGTGATCACCGAGGTGTCCGTCGTCCCCTGAATGACGGTGGCCTGCTGTTCCATCGCGTCCTGGAGCAGGAACGCGAGCTCCTCGGCCGGGTCCCAGCCGGGTTCCGGCGGGACCAGCGCCTCCTGCGGCGGCCCCTCCGGCGCCCGGTGCCGGCCGGTGCCCGAGGAGCCGAACGGCCCCTCTCCGTACGTCATGTGATGGCGCATCTGTTCCTCGTGCATGACGCCCCGGTCACTCCGCCCCGGTGTACGTGAGGGCTTCCTGGGACCGGCGCCACCGCTCCGCGAGGCCGGCCTCCAGCTCGGTCATGACGTCCAGGAAGCGTTGGAGCACGGGCTCCGTCACCCGGAGGGGCACGGGGAGCCCACCTCTGGTCAGAGCCCCCTCGCTCGGTGACGGGCAGTGATCTCTACCGGGCTGGTAAATGTATGGCCCAAGCGTCACCAATTCCGCGCATTCCTCTGTCATATCCGAAGTAACGTCTGCCTACTCCATCGGATGCGCGGCAGTCGAGTGAACGATTTCTGCGATACTTACCCAATCTCGAATTCACACCGGATCGAATGTCATGCAGTACGAAGACCGGTGCCGTACGAGGTGCCCCGGGCATGGACGGAGCGGCGGGGTCGCGTCCTGGGCGGGGGTCGGGGAGGGCGCCCTCACCTCGGGGCAAGGTAGACTTCCGCGACTTCCGGGCAATGACGCCCGACCGGCGGCCAGAGGGTCGCCGCACTGCCCGGCGAGGCCCCCCGCGAGGCGGCCGGGCCGCCGGGGGAGCCGCACTCCCGCGGGCTCACGAAACACCGCGCGTGCGTGTCCAGTGGCAGGGACGCCTGCGCCCGAACAGGAACGGTCGCATGTCCTCACCGCTGCCCGCAGCTCCACGGTTCCGCATGTCCAAGCCCGACTGGCTCGCCTCCCCGAAGGTCCTGCGCACCGAGGTGCTGGCCGGTCTGGTGGTGGCCCTGGCGCTCATCCCGGAGGCCATCTCCTTCTCGATCATCGCCGGTGTCGACCCCGGCATCGGTCTCTTCGCCTCCTTCACCATGGCGGTCGTCATCTCCGTGGTGGGGGGCCGCAAGGCGATGATCTCCGCCGCCACCGGTGCGGTCGCCCTCGTCATCGCGCCGCTGAACCGTGAGCACGGGCTGGGTCACCTGGTCGCCGCCGTCATCCTGGCCGGCGTCTTCCAGGTGATCCTCGGTGTGCTCGGCGTCGCCAGGCTGATGCGGTTCGTGCCCCGCTCGGTGATGGTCGGCTTCGTCAACGCGCTGGCCATCCTGATCTTCACGGCGCAGGTGCCGGAGATGCACGACGTGCCGTGGGCCGTCTATCCGCTGCTCGCGGGAGGCCTGACCCTGATGGTGTTCTTCCCCAAGGTCACCAAGGTGCTCCCGGCGCCGCTGGTCTCCATCGTCGTACTGACCGTGATCACCGTCGCGGCCGGCATCGCGGTCCCGACGGTCGGGGACAAGGGCGAGCTGCCGTCCTCCCTGCCCGTCCCCGGGCTGCCCGACGTCCCCTTCACCGTGGACACCCTGACGACCATCGCGCCCTACGCCCTCGCCATGGCGCTGGTGGGCCTGATGGAGTCGCTGATGACGGCCAAGCTGGTCGACGACATCACCGACACCCCCTCGAACAAGACCCGCGAGTCCGTCGGCCAGGGCATCGCCAACATCGTCACCGGCTTCTTCGGCGGCATGGGCGGCTGCGCCATGATCGGCCAGACGATGATCAACGTGAAGGTGTCCGGCGCCCGTACCCGCCTGTCCACCTTCCTGGCCGGCTCCTTCCTGATGGTGCTGTGCATCGTCTTCGGCCCGGTCGTCTCCGACATCCCCATGGCCGCGCTCGTCGCCGTCATGGTCATGGTGTCGGTCGGCACCTTCGACTGGCACTCGATCCGGCCCGCGACCCTCCGGCGCATGCCGCTCGGCGAGACCGTCGTCATGGTGGCCACGGTGGTCGTCGTGGTGGCCACCCACAACCTCGCCGTGGGCGTCGTCGTCGGCTCCGTCACCGCGATGATCATCTTCGCCAGGCGGGTCGCCCACCTGGCCGACGTCTGCGGTGTCGTCGACCCCGAGGGCAAGCAGGTCGTCTACGCGGTCACCGGCGAGCTGTTCTTCGCCTCGTCCAACGACCTCGTCCACCGCTTCGACTACAAGGGCGACCCCGACGACGTCGTCATCGACCTGTCCGGCACCCACGTCTGGGACGCGTCCTCCGTCGCCGCCCTGGACGCCGTCGAGACCAAGTACGCCCAGCGCGGCAAGAAGGTCACCATCACCGGCCTCAACGAGCCCAGCGCCGACATGCGCCGGCGACTGGCGGGTCAGCTCACCGGCGGCCACTGAGCGGGCCCGGACAGAGCCGTCGCCGTGGCCGGTGCCGCTGGGGCACCGGCCACGGCGACGGGCCTGTATGCGGTCACACCGGCCGCGACCACGTGCGGGGGGTCAGGGCGTTCGGCCCCGCCGTCAGAACGGCATGCGGCCGCGGGCGCGCCGGCCGGCCGAGCCACTGCGGCCGACGGCCTTGGAGCTGCTGCGGAAGGGCTTGCTGAGGGCGCGGCCCAGGACACCGGGGGCCTTCCCGCCGGCACGTGACCCGACGCCGAGCGTCCGCTGGGTTCCGCGCTGTGGGTGGTGGGACAGGCGCGGTACGAGGAAAGCGAGTACGAGAAGGACGGCGCAGACAGCGACGATCCCGACAACCATCATGATGGGCCTCCCGAAGTGTGGCGTGCCCTCCGCGTGCCCCGAGGGCGGGACGACATGCCCGACGGGAACCGGACGGGCCGGACGCGCCCCGCGCCGGACCGGCCGGTGATCTCACCGATCCTCGGCGACGTCCGCCACAAGAACTGGTGACACCGCGGCGACCGGTCGGCGTGCGCGGCCCCGCCGTCCGGCCGGACCGCCCACCCCGAAGTCACCGGTGGGCGGCCTGCGGGCGGTTCAGGCGGTGTCCAGCTCCGCGCGGCGCTCCCAGCCCGGTGCCCCGCCCGCCTTCCGGCCGGGACCGGTGACGCTGCCCAGCCAGCCGAGCAGGAATCCGGCGGGCACCGTCAGCAGGCCCGGGATCGTCACGTCCCAGACCCGGAAGTCGACACCCGGGAAGATCGACTCGGGCGTGCCCGACGTGTACGGCGACAGCGCGAGCGCCGCGACGCTCAGTGCGGTGGCCCCCCACAGGCACCACAGCGCGCCACGGGCCGTGAACCCGGGCCAGTACAGGGCGTACAGCAGGACGGGCGCGAGGGCGGCGCCGCAGACGGCGAGCCAGAGCGTCGAGACGACCACCAGGTTCCAGTCGGCGGCGACGACCGCCATCAGTGTGGCCACCGCCCCCGTCAGGGCCGCGGAGCCCCGCGACGCGGCACCGTCCGCCAGCCCCGTCGTCCGTCTGCCGGACGCGCCCAGCACGTCCCGGCCCAGGGCGATGCCGGCGGCGAGCGTCACATCCACCACGGCCGCCAGCGCGGTGAGGAAGAGGACGCAGGCCAGGGCCGCGACCAGGATGCCCCCGCTGTCCAGCGCCCGCCCGAGCAGCAGCGGCGTGAACGCCTGAGCCGCCGGCCCGGCCTCGCGCAGCGCCCCGCCGACCAGGGCCGCCGCCCCGATGCCGACCACGGCGAGCGCGCCGTACAGCAGGGTGAGTTCGCCGAGCATCCAGCGGCCGACGGTCCGGGCGCCCCGGGGGCTCTTCGTCGCGATGGCCCGCATCAGCACGGCGGGCATCGCCAGCGTGGCCATCGACATGCCGAGGGTCTGACCGATCCGGTTCACGGCGCCCACCCACCCGTCGCCGGTGTAGCCGCCCGGCCGCAGAAAGGCCTCACCCGTCCCCGAGCCGTGCGCGGCGGCGTCGAGCAGCCGCCCGGGGTCCCCGCCGAAGCGGTGGAGCACGAGCACGGCGGCGATCACCAGCACGGGCAGCGTGACCACCGACTTCGCGATCATGACCACGCCGGTGCCCCGGATCCCGCCGCTGACGGCCAGCGCCGTCATCACGCAGCCGATCACCACGACGCAGCCGGTCCGCACACCCGGCTGCCCGATCAGCGCGGCGGCCACGTTGCCGACCACCACCAACTGCACGACCAGCAGCGGGAAGCAGACGAGCAGGGTCACCGTGCCCCACGAGACACGCACGGCGGGCCCGCCGCTGCCGCGCGCGTCCAGCATGTCCGCGGGGGTCAACGAGGCGTGCCTGCGCAGCGGCTCGATGACCAGCACCAGGAGCAGCAGCACCCCGATCAGGCTGCCCAGCATGACGCCGAGGCCGTCGAAGCCGAAGGTGGCGACCATGCCCACCAGTACGGTGACCGTCGCGACCGTGGTGGTGTCGCCGCCCATCGCGATGCCCTGCTGCCAGGAGCGCAGCCGACGGCTGTCGGACCGTACGAGGGCCCGGTCGTCCTCGTCGGCGCCGGTGACGACGCACAGCATCAGGCAGATCACGACGAACACCGAGAACACGGCGAAGACCAGGGACCGCGACGAGGGTTCGAGGAGCGTGGTCACGACCACCTCCGCGCGTCCTGCTGCGGCTCGAGCCGGTCGATCCGCCGCCCGTACACCATCAGTGCGTGCACCCCGACGGCGAGCGGCACCACGGCGAGGAGCACCCCGAGGCTCAGCGGCCCCGCGACGCGCGTGCCGTACGCGGCGGGTGCGAGGGCGGCGGGCACCACGTAGAGCAGCCAGACGACGGCGATCCGGAGTCCGAGGCGCAGACCGACGGCCAGTCGTGCCGCTTCCTCGGCGTCCCGTCGCTCGTGTTCCGCCGGGCCCTGTGCGCCGGCTGGGCGCTCGTCATGGTGAGGCGGCCCGTGCCAGGGCTGCGGTCCCAAGGACATGTGTGCGGCTCCGCTCACGTTGCTCCGGCGCCCCACGAAGGGGCGCGTACGGGTGTGGGGGTGGGCGCGGAGTCAATCAGACGCCCGCGTACTCCCGTACGCCCCGAGCACAGATCTGTTCCGCCGCCCAGTCCGGAGCCGCGCGGACGGTGAACGGGCACTGCCCGACCGGGAGCGGGGAAGACCGGACGGCCGCCGCCCTCGAGTACCTGATGCCGAAAACCCTCACCGTCTGTAGGCGGCACGATACGATGTGCGGCCCGCCCAGCCATGACCGGTCTCGCTCGAAGCAGAGGGAACGCCATGTCGCCCAGTTCACTACTGCCCTGTTCACGACGGCGGTTCGTCCGGCGCGGCTCGACCGCGGCGCGGGCCGCACTGCTGCTGTCGGCCCTGGCTGCGGTGCTCGTCGCCGGTTGCTCCGACGCGGACGAGCCGGACCGGAGCGGATCGGACGAGGGCAAGGCAACCGTGTCGGCTCCCACGGGCGCCTCGTTCCCACCCAACCCGCCGGCCGCCGCCGGGTGCGCCGGAAAGACGCTCGACCACCGCGACATCCGACATCCGGACCTCGGGCCGGTCCGCGTTTTCCTGGTCCGGCGGCCCGCCTCCGAGCAGCCGGCCGGATGCGTCGCGGCCGTGACCGGAAGCGGGCGCGCGCTGGCCCCGGTCGAGGTGGACGCCAACTGGACCATGGAGGGCGCGTTGCGTTTCGCCGCCCCGGCGACCGACTCGACCAGGAACGTCTTCGTGACCTACAACCCCGGGCGCTACGACGGAGTGCTGGTGCTCGTGCCCACCGCCGACGGATTCGCCGACATCGGCTGGAAAAGCGCAGACGACTACTACAGCGGCGGCCGATTCGCCTTCTACTACGCGAGGCCGGTCGGCCCCGGAGAGGACGGCGAATACGCGATCGTCCATTCCATCAAGGGGTGTGACCCCTCCTGTGCCGAGGGCGCGACCTCGAAGGTGATCCTGCGCTGGGACGGCCGCGACTACCTGCCGACCGGTTGATGCGGACGCCCTGGTCGCCTCGTGAGCGGGGGCTCGGTTCGGCGTCCGCCCGGCTGCGGTCCGCCGTGGCCGGCCTCGGACCGGTCAGAGCCGAGCTGGGGTACGGCGTCTTCCTGTCCTACAGCGGTGACCGCGACCGGCGATGGCTGCCTCAGCTGCGGCACGAGATCGAGAAGCAGTCCCGGCCCTGGTACAAGCCACCGCGCATCAGGGTCTTCCTCGACAAGACGGGTGTGTCGATCGGGCCGGAGCTGTGGGGCAAGATCGAGGCCGGTCTCGCCCGCTCCGACTGGCTCGTGGTCCTGGCGTCCCCGGAGGCGAGGGCCTCGAAGTGGGTCGACCGGGAGATCGCCTGGTGGTTGGAGCACAGGTCGGCACAGACCATCCTGCTCGTCGTCACTGCCGGGCGGCTGGTGTGGGACGAGCGCCAGGGCGACTGGGATCCTGAACTGTCGACGGCGCTACCGGCCCGGCTGGCGGGGAAGTTCCAGCAGGAGCCCGTCTGGAAGACCGTGGACCTGCGCCCCCACGGTGACGCGGGCTTCTCTCCCGATGTCGACGGAGTCGCCTTCGGTGTCGCGTCCGTCGTGCGCGGCCTCCCCGAGGACGAACTCCGCTCGGAAGGCCTCCGCGACACCCGCCGCAACCTGCGGACGGCCAGGATCGTCGCCGCCGTGCTGGGTTGTCTGCTGCTGATCGCGAGCACCCTGTCGGTGGTCGCGGTCCTCTCACGAGCCGAAGCCACCCGGCAGCGCGACCAGGCCGTCGTCCAGCAACTCGTCAACCAGAGCTCGTCGCTCACCGGCCGGGACCCGTTCGCCGCCCGGTTGAAGGCATTGGCCGCGTGGCGCATCGACCCTTCTCCGGAGACCCGTTTCGCGGTCCTGCAGGCGTCGGTCGATCCGGCGGCCGGAGTGCTCTCCCACTCGGTTCCCGTGGACTCGGTGGCCTTCAGCCCCGACGGCAGGACCGTGGCCTCCGGCGGGGGCGACGGGGTGGTGAGACTCTGGCTGACCCGGACACAGCGGACGACGGGGCGCCCACTCATCGGACACCACCAGAGCATCACGTCGATCGCCTTCGCGCCGGACGGCAGGACGCTCGCCAGCTCGGGATTCGACGGCACCGTCCGCCTCTGGGACGTCGCCAGGGGCACGCAGATCGGCGCTCCCCTCAATGCCCGCTCCGGGGTGGTCCATTCGGTCGCCTTCGGCCGGGACGGCAGAACACTCGTCACCGTCGACTCGGAGGCGCTCCGGGTGTGGGACCTGGCGACCCACCGCCGGATCGGTCAGCCGCTCGACGGCGAGGGGGAGTTCCTCGCCATGAACTCCGACGGCAGTCGTGTGGCCTTCAGGGCTGATGAGGGCGGCGTACGACTGTGGGACACCGACTCCCGCGCACCGATGGGGAGAGCGTCGAAGGACCCCGGCAGCGTCGTCACGTCGCTCTCCTTCAGCCCCGACGGTGAGACCTTCGCCACGGCTGACATCGACGGCGGCCTGCGGTGGTGGGACATGTCGACGAAGACCCCGATCGGAGAGCCGATCGCCTCCCTTGCCACGGGGATCAGGTCGGTCACCTTCAGCCCCGACAGCGCGATGCTCGCCGCCGCGTACGAGGACGGCGCGGTGCGACTCTGGGATCTCCGGCGGCGCGCCCAGGTGGGCGGCCCGCTCATCGGCCACACCACCACGGCCCTGGCCGTCGCCTTCAGCCCGGACGGATCGGTCCTGGCCAGTTCGAGCGAGGACACCGCGGTCCGCCTCTGGGACATCCGTACGCTACGCCAGGCCGGAGCGCCGATCGACACGGGAGGACAGGGAAACGCGGCGCTCAGCCCGGACGGTCGGACGCTGGCCGTCGTCGACCCCGAGGAGACCGTGAGCCTCTGGAACGTCGCCACACGACGCAGGGGCGACGATCCACAGGTCCGCGATGCCCACGAGGTCGAACCCAGCCTCGCGTTCCGCGCCGACAGTGCCGTTCTCGCGATCGGGTCGGACGGACTACGGTTCTGGGACGTCGCCACCCGCCGCCCCCTCGGCGAACCGCTGCTCGACGCGGGCGAAGCCGGCGCGCTGTCCTTCGGCCCCGACGGCAGGACTCTCGTGAGCGGCGGCCCGGACTCCGTCCGGGTGTGGGACCTGTCCGCGCGGCCTCCCACCGGCACGCCACTGGGTGCCGGGTCCGTCGCTGTCGCGTTGGCCCCGGACGGCCGTGCCCTCGCCACCGCCACGGAGGACAACACCGTGGCGTTCTGGGACCTGGCCACGCACCGCCGCGTCGGCGAGACGCCGATCGACCACACCGCGCAGATCACGGCGGTGGCCTGGAGCCCGGACGGCACCACGCTCGCGACCGCGAGCCGCGACGACACCGTCCGGCTCTGGGACACGGCCGCACACGAACGGATCGGGGCCCCACTGCGGGGCCACCGCGGCGGTGTCACGTCCGTGGTGTTCAGCCCCGACGGGAAGACCCTCGCCACCGGGGGCAACGACCACACGGTCCGGCTCTGGGACGTCGCCACCGAGCGCCAGATCGGCGATCCCCTGGAGGGCCACGGCGCGGGTGTCACCGGTGCGGCGTTCCTCCCCGGCGGTACGGCGCTGCTCAGTTGGGCCGGGGACGGCACCGCCCGGCAGTGGAACGTCGAAGCGACGGCGGACCCGGTCCGGTCCCTGTGCGGAGGGGCGGACGGCGCGTTCACCCCCGACCGGTGGCGTGAAGCCGTACCCCCGGGCC
This region of Streptomyces ambofaciens ATCC 23877 genomic DNA includes:
- a CDS encoding AMP-binding protein, whose amino-acid sequence is MADPHRAEPHRSAHVDTFAREHLPPPDQWPELRFDLPELRYPARLNCAAELLTGPPADRPVFRTPSGESWSYGLLRARVDRLAHLLTGDLGVVPGNRVLLRGPTTPWLAACWLAVLKAGAVAVTVLAQQRPNELRAICDIARVRHALCDVRAVDDLTKAEVPGLRITTYGGEAPDDLLARAEDGTAPGTPYPAVDTAADDVALIAFTSGTTGRPKGCMHFHRDVLAIADTFSRHVLRPRADDVFAGSPPLGFTFGLGGLVIFPMRAGASALLLEQAGPRQLLPAVAEHRVSVLFTAPTAYRAMLDELDGYDVACLRRCVSAGENLPAATWRAWHERTGLRIINGIGATELLHIFVSAADGDIRPGTTGVPVPGWHARVQDEDGVPVPDGEPGLLAVRGPVGCRYLADPRQREYVRGGWNITGDTYVREPDGYFRYVARADDMIISAGYNIAGPEVEDALLRHPDVVEAAVVGRPDAHRGQVVVAHAVLREGAERDADALRAFLRAELAPYKCPREILFPDALPRTATGKLQRYRLLPSPGRSRGDQG
- a CDS encoding acyl-CoA dehydrogenase family protein — translated: MTAFSLEPAQLAWCAEVRALAAERLRPLADKGEPGRVNRALVTELGALGLLPRLFTSGALDLCLMRESLAHACTEAETALALQGLGAHPVHAHGTEAQRARWLPRVADGSAVAAFALSEPDAGSDAAALRLSAEPDPRPDPAPLPAPLPASDRSPAPDHPPAPDPLAAERDGRSGWRLTGEKCWISNAPEADFYTVFARTTPGAGARGVTAFLVPADRPGLSGTPLDMLSPHPVGALAFDAVPVTADDVLGEPDRGFRVAMGTLNLFRPSVGAFAVGMAQAALDATLAHTSTRDAFGGKLRDLQAVSHQVAEMALRTEAARLMVYAAATAYDEGAADVPRRAAMAKLLATETAQYVVDRAVQLHGARALRRGHLLEHLYREVRAPRVYEGASEVQRGIIAKELYRTRNTTEELGT
- a CDS encoding RidA family protein, which codes for MTVERVNPSELSPPTGFSHAVAATGTRVVFLAGQTALDTDGEVVGDTLPAQFERALGNLLTALRAAGGTPADLARVTVYATDVAAYRDHAADLGRLWRELAGRDYPAMAVVQVVRLWDERALVELDGFAVLP
- a CDS encoding DUF5999 family protein, which gives rise to MCTHRPSRSAADSPAARAGTAHVVATHPEQGWNLLCDGTIVFDDTGELLPDGSVVAPCRMPAGRLAMAA
- a CDS encoding DUF6299 family protein encodes the protein MPVRSAALAMAAGAALLLAAPTATAVTHDARHVTESVTVDPTGRIAADGSVTLSGTYRCTAGTGPVFVSSSVSQGDPSVRYGIGGTRAVCDGLEHRWVNTGTPSQNALEPGAAHVEATLMELRTTGILPLPSFHARQGQDVTLTAG
- a CDS encoding SulP family inorganic anion transporter gives rise to the protein MSSPLPAAPRFRMSKPDWLASPKVLRTEVLAGLVVALALIPEAISFSIIAGVDPGIGLFASFTMAVVISVVGGRKAMISAATGAVALVIAPLNREHGLGHLVAAVILAGVFQVILGVLGVARLMRFVPRSVMVGFVNALAILIFTAQVPEMHDVPWAVYPLLAGGLTLMVFFPKVTKVLPAPLVSIVVLTVITVAAGIAVPTVGDKGELPSSLPVPGLPDVPFTVDTLTTIAPYALAMALVGLMESLMTAKLVDDITDTPSNKTRESVGQGIANIVTGFFGGMGGCAMIGQTMINVKVSGARTRLSTFLAGSFLMVLCIVFGPVVSDIPMAALVAVMVMVSVGTFDWHSIRPATLRRMPLGETVVMVATVVVVVATHNLAVGVVVGSVTAMIIFARRVAHLADVCGVVDPEGKQVVYAVTGELFFASSNDLVHRFDYKGDPDDVVIDLSGTHVWDASSVAALDAVETKYAQRGKKVTITGLNEPSADMRRRLAGQLTGGH
- a CDS encoding DUF6411 family protein, with the translated sequence MMVVGIVAVCAVLLVLAFLVPRLSHHPQRGTQRTLGVGSRAGGKAPGVLGRALSKPFRSSSKAVGRSGSAGRRARGRMPF
- a CDS encoding sodium:solute symporter family transporter, encoding MTTLLEPSSRSLVFAVFSVFVVICLMLCVVTGADEDDRALVRSDSRRLRSWQQGIAMGGDTTTVATVTVLVGMVATFGFDGLGVMLGSLIGVLLLLVLVIEPLRRHASLTPADMLDARGSGGPAVRVSWGTVTLLVCFPLLVVQLVVVGNVAAALIGQPGVRTGCVVVIGCVMTALAVSGGIRGTGVVMIAKSVVTLPVLVIAAVLVLHRFGGDPGRLLDAAAHGSGTGEAFLRPGGYTGDGWVGAVNRIGQTLGMSMATLAMPAVLMRAIATKSPRGARTVGRWMLGELTLLYGALAVVGIGAAALVGGALREAGPAAQAFTPLLLGRALDSGGILVAALACVLFLTALAAVVDVTLAAGIALGRDVLGASGRRTTGLADGAASRGSAALTGAVATLMAVVAADWNLVVVSTLWLAVCGAALAPVLLYALYWPGFTARGALWCLWGATALSVAALALSPYTSGTPESIFPGVDFRVWDVTIPGLLTVPAGFLLGWLGSVTGPGRKAGGAPGWERRAELDTA